Proteins encoded in a region of the Pseudomonadales bacterium genome:
- a CDS encoding nuclear transport factor 2 family protein: MTEHTEHLAIKANMQSVALAMQGDREGWLALYADDAVVQDPVGISPFDTSGAGHQGKAAIAKFWDMVIGPSKLTINVHKRIPSGERSCAVLQTAINDMGKGKTEVEMIAVYEVSDEGKIIRMSAFWSWADMESQLKKLGFM; encoded by the coding sequence ATGACTGAGCACACTGAACATCTCGCCATCAAAGCCAATATGCAATCCGTTGCGCTCGCCATGCAGGGCGACCGCGAAGGTTGGTTGGCGCTCTACGCTGATGATGCTGTAGTGCAAGACCCAGTTGGCATTTCACCGTTTGACACCAGTGGCGCAGGCCACCAAGGCAAAGCTGCCATCGCAAAATTCTGGGATATGGTAATCGGCCCATCAAAACTAACCATCAATGTACACAAACGCATTCCTAGCGGTGAACGCTCGTGCGCGGTTTTGCAAACTGCCATTAACGATATGGGCAAAGGCAAAACAGAAGTGGAAATGATCGCGGTCTACGAAGTGAGTGACGAAGGAAAAATCATTCGCATGAGTGCTTTTTGGAGTTGGGCAGACATGGAATCCCAACTCAAAAAATTGGGATTCATGTAA